The Labeo rohita strain BAU-BD-2019 chromosome 10, IGBB_LRoh.1.0, whole genome shotgun sequence genomic interval tcattaaatgaagTGAATTTATGATTGAACAAGAACACATATTCAATAtattcaccttatttttgcggccttttgtaaattttatgagtTTGGTAGCTTATGGTCTCATTGGAGTCAAGCTATTTTTAGCAGTACAAAACatctcgttttgctgcttgatattgcaaattggtgtgtcttaccatgttattttaatgtattatcttaattatgaacacactggtttgtagtgcagtcagttttaccgtttactctacgttgtttttcttctcattatttcgctatagtggctaatgaaccggaagtctcgcccacaGGTTTATGTcgcattgaagaataaggtggacaatttaaaaaaatcaacttaTTTCAAGGGAAAACAAGTTTTAATACCGCATTGACAgatgtttgttcttgttttaggcataaactcacttatttcttttttttcagtttcttagaaaacaagactttaCATGTTCAATTTGCATCTCAagtaccataaatatattttaatttaataatgtttagatagagggtttgcacttacatcacgatttggtcagttacctggatgggCGGCCATTTTGGCGATACTCAGATGTGAACAACAGCATTAATTGCACTGTTAATGTACTATTGAACACGTTGttctaatttatgctgtctaaaccacagaaaaaaacgtGTATTAGCAGCTAAGTCATAAAGAGAAGGACCTACAAGCAGTATTAagtaagatattagcctaatattttacctacctgactggaaattataagaaatgttgtcaagattcttgccctggaaccacaaacgccttttgttccacAGAtggttttttgcactcttctcattgatttgttataacttttgccaGTCTATACTCTAAATGTTTTTCCTAGTCTGACCGAATAGTACAGCcccaaacatgacaataattgaccattttcagtaggaataatcagcaaaatattcaACTTTCATTCGGTGCAGTGTTATTGtttcagtgccaccaatatgaaCGATTGATGagataaattaaacatttaattacaattaacaTTTGGTCTGGATAAACAACAATACCTAAAATggacaaatgtaaaaacagaaaGTGAATGAACAGCACTTCATTTcatcagtttattttttgtccttCCAAACATGTAAACAAGACTGTGACCTGGAAACAATCATACATAAAGACACCGTGTGAActcacaaataaaaaacaaacggTTTATGAAAAACATTCTTTGAATGCTAATTGGAAATGCTGGAATGCTTGACAATATCAATATAtactcttaaatatatatttatacttctATATAGATAGACTTTATACTTAGATTAATTAGATGAGTTCTCATTaaggattctttttttttttttttcggacaGTTCCTGCATTTGGATCTCGAGAGATTTAAATAAAGGCAGTTTGCTCCCGTTTACGCTCCCTGATAAAGACAATTACTGCAAAGAAGACTATACGCCCCCTTTCGGAACAGACCGTGCCTGACATACCACATAAATACTTTGAGTTCAAGTCTATATTTCAAAATCCTGGCTTTAAAGAGATTCATTGGCAAATATGACCGCTACAGTGCATCCTTCTTGTTGAACTTTAGCGAATAGCCGATCGCAGTCTCTAAACATTCCACTAAAGACCCAGCGGAGAGAAAGTCCAGCTCCACCTCGataaatttaatatagatgTGTAATCCAGAAAGGACGCCCTCCTTGGCCTGGCCGGTGCAGTTGTCCTGCAAGAACCTGGTTACGGCCGAAGGCTCCCCTCGGCTGTAGTGTTTGCCTGAAGTCTGAAAGTGCTGGAAGAGACACTGCTGTAGCGTCCTTTCCTCTGCAATGCCGAggtaacagtaagtaactttggcTGATGTTCTCTTGTCCTTCTCCACACTCTCGCAATGGTCcacctcctcctcttcctgtgAGGGGGAGGACTTGTCCTTGTCCTCTGTGCTAGATGAAGAATTGGACCCGCTCGTCTCCTCGTAGCCTATCGCGTACAGGCCGTATGTTTTTGGAATGCCCCCTGGCAGGAGATACTGGGAGCCGTTGCTGCACCCTGCCGCTCTCGTCTGTGCGATCGGGATCCAGTCCACTTCCATGTGCAGCTCCAAACAGCGAGCTTCGCTGATGGTGATGTCTAGGAATTTATAATACACGTTTTTCCAGTTCATCTTCTGGACCTTGGTCATGATAACCCTGCCTTCAGCCTTCTCAGGGTTGAAATATTCCCGCAGTCGTTTTCCTAGAGGGACCTGCGAGCTGATTTCGGCGTAGTGGTAGCGGATCTCCTCTCGCCACCGCGTGTTGTAGCCCACTCCGAAGATGGCGAGCTTATTGGAAAGGTGGAGGCGGGAGAAATCAGTCCATGTCTGAAAGTGCTCCCATTTGACCTCCACTGACTCCAGGATACGCATTACGTTTTGCATCACTTCCTGACGTCTAAAGAAAGCACAAGGAGATGAAGAAGTGAGCTGAAATTTTGTACTTAAATGGATTGGGAAACAGGACACAGGTTCAAACTTACTGAGCGTGCTCAGTTGGCTCCAGTCGTATCTGAAGGACTCTGGTTTTTGAAAGCTGGTTGTCCTCTGTGAAAAACAAGATTGTACTATATGAGATATTAGAAAATTGTCTCAATCATTAAACTTATTTACACTGTAAAGGTATTATTGCATTCACCTGTTTCTATGTCTCCCTCATTGAAGGCAGCAGAAAGGTCCTGATTGCACCAGTCTTCCTGAGAGTAGTCCTCCATAGTGCTACCATCTGACTCCATCTCCTGGTAGAGCCCGCTGCTGTTGATCAGCACAGGCTGACAGCTTTGAGAATCCCAACCTCCCTGCCCAAACACCTTCTCCAGCTGCTCAATGGAGTAACTGCTCTTCCTCTTCCCAATGCCGTGCTCCTTCACTCGGCTATAACATCGCCTCAGCGTCTGCAGACGACAGTCATgtttatacatgtaaatacagcAATACATGCAGACTGTATTTGAACAAATTAAACTGAGACACACATCACAAATAATCAACTGCTCAAAATTTCGAACTCATTGTGCAAGGAcctaaacacttaaaaatagtcactcaattttttacttttcacaTCTGATAGCGATGCATGGCCTTATGAAATAGCACTATTTCTATATGCGTACACTAGATATATTCACACATCCTAGAAATTTGACATATTACTTTTTACATACTATACAACAGGGAGGTAGAAAAATTCAGAGGCAGTGAAAGCAGGGTGAAGGGTGAGTGGTGTGATGCAGAAGTTAAAAGATCGGGGTTAGTAATCAAAAAAGTGTAGGTTCAAACCCTGACATCACTTATAggaaagttcaaatgctcattgatgcttcagaaggaaacatgatgcattaagagccaggggtgtaaacttttgaacagaatgagaatgtgtacatttttcttattttggctaaatatcatattttttttatatttagtactgcccttcagaagctacagaagatacacgtttcccagaaaacaaaaatgttaaatttaccccgatcttcaaattaaaaaagatttcaccccctggctcttaatgcatcgtgtttccttttgaagcatcagtgagcatttgaaccttctgtaatagttgcatatgagtccctcagttgtcctcagtgtgaatagatggatgtcaaaatcatacagtcattgttggaaagggttcaaatacacaaaaatgctgaaaaaccaaagaatttgtgggacatgaaggattgttctgaagaacagcgggcagtttaacaagggactcatgaacaactaccactaaacaaaaaaacaaaaaacaacaaaaaacaaacaaaaaacagctttggataattcaggtaacaCACTATTAAGAttcaagtatatgtaaacttttgaatggggtcatttttataaattcaactattattttctcttgtggactgtatgtaaaaatattttatgtgaaatatcttataaataaaaaataagtttaataagattctgcaaggtctaTGTAAAGTTTTGATTCATATACATAGAATGTATTAATTGCAAGTAAAGTGTCTCACGTTCAGATAacttttcaacttaaaataaaatgtcaaactaTAGGTGAAATAATATATCATTGTCATTCAGCATAgcaaatatatttctgtaaaaatgaaCATCATTCTGACCCGTACTtcttaaaatacatcaaataacGAGTGATCGTACAAAAtttgattgtattttaaattattaaaaacttctGGCTGTAAAATGGGTTAAAACCTAGTGGTTTGAAAGATAGTCGCAAATATGGGTAaagattaaaatgacaaataattcGTTTTTAGGGGGCTGGACTGTGATTCTTAAATATAGTAAATCATTTGTGATTGAAAGGTAAATCACTCATGTTGTGGGAAGCATAAATGATTTCACAGGTAACTGCTGAAGCAGGCAGTTCCTACAATGATaactacatattttacattaatttgtggTTAATAAAAGCTTCAGTGCACCAATCAAAGCCTTTTGTTTGGATTTTACAATTTCACCAAAGCTCTTTGGAGACAATCTACCGTAAACATCACAACAACTCTATGATCATAACTGACAGCCATCATTCAAATGAGCTTGAGACGAGATAGAGCCATGCTTTGTTTCGATTTTGACAGCTTCACCAAAGCTTtgtgtaacaaaaataaactgcCCAATACACATGACAACAAGCCTCTAAGCAAATATGAGTGACAGCCATGTGTTTGGATGTCTTATTTACCTTCATCCTCTCTCGACACTGGGATGGGGTCCTTTCGTAACCCAGCTCTGACAGCGCTCTTGACACCCGCTCGTACATCGCGGGTCCCGGCGCCTTGCCAGAAAACACCGTCCCGGCCACCTCCAGCTGCTGCATCCGCGCCTCCGCCAGCCTCTCGTTGCCCCACACGGCGATCAGCGCGTTTGTTTCGGACGGTGTCCACGACATGCCTCGGCAAGCGGTGAAGCTGTTGGAGGCAGAGGCCGATCCACTCCGGCCTGCGCCCCCGGACAGCGAAACCCCGACGTTCAGAGGAGAGAATCTATTAGGGGTGGAGGGGTTGGAATGGTATTGGTTGCTGTCACTCAGATCCTCGGATTCTGGGGAAGGAACCTCGGTTTTGGGAATCTTCAGCGGCACCGATAGATCAGGAGAACGCTCAGCGTTACTGGGGGCCGCCATCTTGCCTCTGTTGCTAAGGGGAGGGGGCAGAGAGGAAGCGCGCGGGCGCTCACTCCAAGCGAGATTGACAGCTTCACATCCAGAGTTATCATTTTTGCAGCCaatgtatattcatattatgctacatattataaataattatgttataaataataattttacatacaaaattatatatacgacccctgaaccacaaaaccattaGGGGCATTTTTATGAAACTGGAGATGTATATATCATCTGatcagctaaataaataagctttccattaacgtatggtttgttagaataggaaaatatttggccgaaatgcaactatttgaaaatctagtatctgagggtgcaaagtcgcctttaaagttgtctaaatgacgtccttaaaaatgcataactaatcaaaaataacttttgatatatttacattaggaaatttacaaaatatcttcacggaacatgatctttacttaatatcctaatgatttttggcatattttggcacattttggcattttaacccatacaatgtatttttgtctgttgctacaaatatacctgtgctacttaagactggttttgtggttcagggtcacatttgataggtaattatattatgtaaaacgCAATGTTAACGTTTTGAATcgatataaaatacatttaaatataatattaatataataataataaagtgcaGGTGACAGCTTCGTATTGACAGTTATCACTTTTGCAAGTTTCTCTTATATTAATATTAGGCAAAATATtctgaataattattttataggcaaaaatattatattacaatattttattaaaatatactaattGTTCAAAATGGTAAGCCAATGTCGTTTAAATAGTGCGTATGCAACGTATAGAACgcttcactgtttgtatcactccgcttaaCCAAGTTTACGGTTTTCTACCTTGTGAGGTGCTGAATGAAAGACGATTTGTCTCGCAAAAAGCAGGTTTTTAAAAAGTCGAAGCGTTGGTTTTtctttttgcaaacaaaaacaatgctgTGTGAATTTACCTGCTGCTTGaagcatgtttttaaagttaAGGTCTGCGTTTGTGACTCTCCACACAATCGTCCGCCTCGTGTTTCTCTCACTCATTAACGTTAGCGGGAAATGGAAAAACCTGGACTGGATCTGGTGCTGAGGGATGACAGAACGCTTTGAGAAGAAAACAACTCAGTTGGTCCGTTTCCAAAAAAGTTACAGACAATCTTTGGCCTATTTGGCGGCCTAACAGAGATGTAAGTTtatcaatataaatatacaaaagcaATATCACAAGAACAAGAATAACAGTTACTGTTTTCTAACAGTCAACACGGATGtcatgaaataattaaatattgtgtaaataaataaatatatgatagTTCAGATTCACCATTTAATTAGTTACACTCCTGTTCTCTCATGTATTTTATACAGATTATAATTAtgtgggccattctacagaattggtgcaaagtcagagttggaaacatcttgaacatttttattttgtatgtatgcaaattgcaTAGCCTCATATCCTGGGTACACTTTTCTAGTAATTGCGCAGTtatttctcatattgtattttcagaaagttttcagatatttgtcctctccccaaatttgtcactaccgaaacacagtaatatataattaaataagaagacttatattgacctattaagatatttgctatttaaagattcattagtttgaatatacagtactgtgcaaaagtcttaggccactagtattttcaccagctaaaaaatggtttaaagtaagttatttctatattttcctgtagtgtgtcagtacgaaacatcagtttacatttccaaacattctgtttgccattaattgtaataatctaacaacagccagtgctccacacagagatctgatctcaccatcatctagtctgtctctggaatgacatgaagaaacagaaaaaccgagacagactaaatccagaagaactgtggcaacatctccaagatgtttcaagtaacctacctgcaaagctacctgaaaaactctgcacaagtgcacatagggcaaaagctgctttaaacgcaaaggatggtcacatcaaatgcttatttattttagttaatagaagttcactgataaagaaaatctatttatgacattgtttttgacagcatcctcattttatgtgcctaactgcctaaaaattttaacagtactgtagctttgtaggtgtaggtctcttaaagcatcttggagatgttgccacagttcttctggatttaatctgtctccgtttttgctgtttcttatgacagactggattgaatgatggagagatcagatctctgtttgcacaacaacagcctgtgctccatacaaaaatctcactggattattataattaatggcaaaatgaatgtttagaaatgtaaactgatatttcctactgacacactacagcaacagactgactttaactgactttaaaccattttttagctgatgaaaatactagtggcctaagacttttgcacagtactgtacatcGAACCAagcactatcataacatcttagttgataattcagtatactttatttttgacaaaacatccaaTGTTTTCGTTGTAACCTTACATTTTCTGcagtaacaataatattttggtagcgaccacatcacattacagaatttttatatttttttggcctaaattttatggaataaccacccccaccccccaaaaaaaaaaaaaaaaccacaatgATGTCACAGAATGTTTCAGTCGTGACTGTTCCGGTAGTggcaattttagatactttttaacctagctcaaagatgctaatcagcacatggttacctagtacagttctgaacagttgtacacatataaaaactaaatgttatgtaataacacccaaaaaagtgtgcttacttgcagaaaaaaggtgttttGTAGTGAtattccttaaagttacacacagattttcagaCTCCAACTCATTTTTTTAGActcatttacctcaaaatgatagatatctactcaccatgtagctGTGGGCGAGAGTGGCacatgaatatttcctgatcataaatttgggggtgtagttaaaatcagtctcagtcaatggactaaaacatacactgtttcggtTCGTGACATTAAAATGCGggacactttatttatttatttatttatttatttagttttatttttaaataaagtttcataatttacaaagaaaatgtacaataacatatttttttaacttacattttttaaaaattaaaaaaatatttttttaaaaacaatggaataaaatgcaaaaaatattttaatatcattttcataagatgaaatttaggggttagggttcgggaCGGCCACCTCCCTATTGCaagtacccactaaatgatgattttatattaagtttcctaatattttcaatattgctGGAGGTTTCAATAGATAGTAGAAGAaccttagtaaacatctaaggtttgaatacttaaatgttttttttttttttttttttgtggtggtGGGACAGTAAATTGCAcaaattctgtagaatggcccatatatgaaatattatcaaatatgactttattaatattaatattttattaaaatattgaatttaattatCCTTTTTTTGAGATGGGTATTTCCACTACACTACAAGGGAAAGTACCACTGCTGACCACTAGGCGGGGTTGCTCATCCTCGTTACATTCTGCCTTGCCTCTGTTTGTTAATATGCCTTGGCATACTTTACttgcatgtgttctgtccacaACAAATACAACTAAATGTTAATCATTATCAAATTTGCATCCTGTCTGTGCTTCTCTAAAAGTAACGCATGTAATCATGCCCTGTTATTTTAGACATACATACTAtgctttgcataaaaataacagctttgGATTTTCcatgtttcttctttcttttaagAAGTATAATACAAATTGTCATAGACTCAAGCAGTTTTGATTATTTAGTCAGCTGTGTGGCTGCCACAAATGTGCAAGAACAATTTTGTTATATAGCAGCCCAGATATCTGCTTGATGTCATGTATGAATCCTGCTTCTTTAGCAATGTTGACGATTTAATAATACTGTCGAATTGTTATAAAAATCTTGTCATTCTATAGGGAATCCAGCTTAACTCAGCTGCAGCTTCACAGCTGTTCACATGATTTAACAGAGAGTCTATTTCAGGTCAAAGGTTACGGCCTGTCCTAAGAATAGTGAACCGTCCTGACACCATTTTCTCTCTATATCTGGGTGTTTTCTGACAACTTCATTGTGTTTGATGTCTGCTAAAGGTTAGATGTAGAGTCAGGAGACAGTATAACCTTTAAAAAACCCAAAGATGACAGGCTCCCACGTAGTTTATAAAAGTACCTGTAGGTTAATGCAAAGACTTTCATGACCATATGGCGATGGCACCTGAATCCTAAACTGTAGCTCATAAACACATCAATTTGTTTCTCAacttttatattacaaaaatataatagtagCTAAAATTTgctattattttacaaattaggAGCAAACCCATGCGGATGATTCAATTGTGTATGAATTTAGCCTTAGGTGTTCTTTTCTCATCAAGATGCGTGATAAAGAATCCCTCAACCATgatgaatatgaataataaagAGCCACAACCTCTGTATTGTAAAAATTGACTTTGTACTACAACACTGGACATTATATTTGTGAATGCAAATCTAAAATGGGAATCTCTTAGCATATTATACCCCACAGACATGCATTGCCATACCTTCGGCTTAATGAGGGAATGGATATGTTTGCTCATGATCAGAAGCATGGCCTTCTGATTAGACTCGCTCTAGAGGCATTTCTAAACGGCTTGCCGACATTAAGAGGAGCACTTCTTAGTCAGATCACATAGTAACTCACGTCTTCGTGAAATCAAGccagcacttttttttatcatcagCAAAGTCACGAAAGCCCTTTAAATGGCTGAATGTGAGAGAAATTCTAATGACCCTTTGAAACATTAAGGGGCGGTGAGAAAGCGAagataattacaattattatttcataatttagcattttagcGAAGATGCTGGAAGCATTTAAGTGAATTTGTGTCGGAGAGATTGCTTTTAGGATTGGCAGTCGAAATTCCTTTGCATTTTATAAAGCCCAAAGTGCTTATTTGCATAATGTCTAATGGGCAGAGATATTTCCGTTTATCCCCTACGagcaaaaatacacacatgaaTTCACAGTCAATTAGAGCGAATTGTGATTTTTAGCGCATTTTGGAGGTAAGGATATTTTGATAAACAACCTCCGCATGACATGCCGGTTGCCAGGCAGCAATTTTGGATATTCAGGGTGTCCACGTTGACTGACCCCCTACAGGGTCACAGATGTGTTACTTGTCTAACAAAGTGTCCTTTGCCAGGATTCCTCCTGCGATGCCCTTCCTTATTTTCACCTTTAAGACATATCAACCCTAAAAACCCCCAGAGCTTTATGTGACATGAAGCGAGTTGATTCTGGATTCTGGAACTAAACGGAGATCCGAAGTACGAATTCTGCCAGTGATACTGATGGAAGCTGTGCTCTTTTTGGTATGAGTGAGTCGTCAATGATGGGAGCTTTTTACACCCATCTTCAAATTCTGTTTCATCTCATCTCACTCGACTGGCTTTAGATCAGATCATTATCACGGTGGTGTGAATGATCATTAGATTCACTCA includes:
- the LOC127172260 gene encoding myb/SANT-like DNA-binding domain-containing protein 2, producing MAAPSNAERSPDLSVPLKIPKTEVPSPESEDLSDSNQYHSNPSTPNRFSPLNVGVSLSGGAGRSGSASASNSFTACRGMSWTPSETNALIAVWGNERLAEARMQQLEVAGTVFSGKAPGPAMYERVSRALSELGYERTPSQCRERMKTLRRCYSRVKEHGIGKRKSSYSIEQLEKVFGQGGWDSQSCQPVLINSSGLYQEMESDGSTMEDYSQEDWCNQDLSAAFNEGDIETEDNQLSKTRVLQIRLEPTEHAQRQEVMQNVMRILESVEVKWEHFQTWTDFSRLHLSNKLAIFGVGYNTRWREEIRYHYAEISSQVPLGKRLREYFNPEKAEGRVIMTKVQKMNWKNVYYKFLDITISEARCLELHMEVDWIPIAQTRAAGCSNGSQYLLPGGIPKTYGLYAIGYEETSGSNSSSSTEDKDKSSPSQEEEEVDHCESVEKDKRTSAKVTYCYLGIAEERTLQQCLFQHFQTSGKHYSRGEPSAVTRFLQDNCTGQAKEGVLSGLHIYIKFIEVELDFLSAGSLVECLETAIGYSLKFNKKDAL